Below is a window of Cygnus atratus isolate AKBS03 ecotype Queensland, Australia chromosome 3, CAtr_DNAZoo_HiC_assembly, whole genome shotgun sequence DNA.
AGCGTGAACTAAATATCATGATATTCCAGTTAAATCAAGAGAAACCCAATGTAAAGAAGAGGAAGGGCAAATTCAAAAGAAGCCGGTTAAAACTTAAAGATGGGCACAGAATTAGTTTGCCTTCAggtttgcagtttttttctagttcacagtatatattaaatatgcagGCTTCAATTCCATGgttaaaattttcagtattggatgctattttaattcatttctacACTCTTCTATCCTAATAGTGCACAGGatatgtaagattttttttcttaaaagaaccACTTTCACATGTTGTATTTTGTGGAGTAGTCCTTATTTCAATTAGAAGAATCTTTCACCTGATTCAGATAGAAATCCTTTGAATcccagaggaaaagcaaatcAGGAGGGAAAGTCAAAAGATTTGAGGCTGATCTGAAGTTCAGATTTTGCTGTCGTTGTGTTGATAGAAAAGTACCTTTTTATTACATCACAGAACTTTGTAAAATGATCAAATATTACTGTTTGCCTTGAACTTGCCAATACCTAGTGGAAAAAGCAGTTcatacagacaaaaaatataAGGAGGTCCAAATCTGTTGCAATACCACTTTTGCAATGGTGGTAGAAGGTCAGACTGTTCTATTGTCAGGGACTGTTCATTTCACCTTATTAATGCTGCCACACGATGGCAATAGAGAAACTCGAGCTTATGTCTGTGATTGGCACGTCTTCACGAGTGGTATTGGTGTCATTGAGCTGTGTTTCTTTCAGTGGTTTCTAGGTCTGCCAGTTTATTGCTAATGCAGTGAGTAACTAATTCCATGTTGTCACAGCATGGACCGAATCATACACCTGGAAGCTGAAAAGACATGTGCATGAATATTTAGAGCAGTTTCAGCTCTAGTGAATACACTTATTTTACctactttaaaaatgataataaaaacagtaacaaaaaattCACACTACAGACTCCTAGACAAGCACGTCAACTTCTTCAAAACCTGTTTTCAGATGTTGCCTTAGGCTGGATCACAAGCTTAAACTaaacatttgctctttttttttttcctggctttgcccattatttaatttgaaaaaagtgagaaaataaacagtttttccAGAATAACACTTAGTTCTTTGTTGTCAAGAATCATTCAAATGAACTTGTCCTTGAGACAGTTCTGTTGTAACAATAGCATACAAACTAATTGCATTGTTGATGGGAATTAGGGAAGAGCATATGGTCAAACTtaatttcataacatttttcctgctttccaatatttatttttaatacataggTAGAAATAATACAGAATTTGAAATTTGGTGTTTTGTCTGATGTGTTGATGTATGTGACTTCTTTGTTGATGCTACCTTTTATGTTGTACATAAATTACatgttaaaaaggagaaaaaaaaggcaagtttcATTGCTGTGAAGAGTGCCCATCCTCTGTCTATGTTTAACATTAGTATTAGAACAAGCAGTAACCTTTGCTTAATGATCATCTCGGAATTATCTGAATCTAAACTTTGAAATATTCATTGAATATTGATTGATTTGAGATGAAATACTGCAGTATGCCTGTTTAGCTTTTCTTTCGCTCCGTGACAACCAAAAAGATTGAATGATGGCTTGCCATCTGGATATGTCTCAGTTTGGGTCCAGCTGGATgtagctactttttttttttgtattactgCAAACCTATCATATAGAGTCTGTGAAGGTGTGAAATCCTACCTGTTTGACTCAAGATCTAAATTGTTACATTAAGGGTCAGAGTTTGTCAGCATTTTTAGTATGAACATCTCTTGTGCAGTCAAGTCTAATTCACTATATACTTTAATGGGTTTAAGTAGTACAGCAGTATAATCTCCTGAAGATTCTTTACTTAGAACaataacacttttttaaaaattctctctAATAGATTTCCAGCACAAAATAACAGTGCAGGCATCCCCTAATCTGGATAAGAGGAGGAGTTTAAACAGTAACAGTTCCAGTCCATCAAGTAGCCCCACAATAATTCCTCGTCTTCGAGCTATACAATGTAAGTCTCCAATATTTCCGTTTGTTCACTTGGTCAATAaagaatgtttgttttatatactCACTGAAACACTGGTGGTAGGATCAGATTTCAGACAGGTTTCTGATTTCCAGGTCACTTAACTTGTTCTAACTTTTGCAAGTTGTTGTTTGGTGAAAGGGATAATCTTGCTAAAATGCTTACTAACTTTcaataattcaaaattattgtGAATGCTTTGAatcatgtattttcttaataactTCAGTAACTCATTTGTAAACTGATGTGGATAAAACAGTAAAGAATCAAAACTGATAATagcaaaaggggaaaacatCATGTTTAGAACCCATGTAAGAtagaaaacaagcttttattAGATTTATTAAAGTTGCAAAGTTAAATCAATTGTGGACCGTCAAAAAAGTTCAGAGAATGTGGCAGTCTTGTAAGGTAGAAAGGCCAAAGAATCAACCAGTAACTCACCTTGCTCAGGAGAAAAGAAGTAAGCTGtaagcaaatataaaaaaaaaaaaaaaaaaaaaaaaaaaaaaaacacagaagaaaataaagaaggaatcttacactatttttttttctgcagacaaggtaaagaaacaaaaacaaaactaatggTGCTTGTGTTTGCAGGTCTACGTTATTCCCTGTATACTGATGCCAGAAGGGAATCTGTTTAAGCTAATGTAGTGGAGGTAGCAGTTATGAATTTGGAAGTAAACTTGTCATATTGTTATAGTAAAGCCAACGCTTATATTTGGGAATGCCAAATTCCCAAAGAATTTTGGGAACGTAGAGATGGGTtgcttttatactttttaatcTGTTGTGTGAAGTAGATTGTCTGATTATCCATATTTGAAATGGAATGTCACATGAGAGGAAAAACCTTCCAAGTTTCTCTCTTTATAAAACCAGTGGAACACAATTCAGCTTATTGCTTATGGACGGTGGCTGTCTGGCATTGCCAGAGTAGTTTCCTCTGAAGGAAATTATTTGAGAATCTGGGCTGTAACAGAAATGATTGAGGAGGAGAAATTGAAAATTCTTTATTTGAAACCAGCCTGaaactttgtttaaaacttGGATAGAAACTACATCTCTCTTATTGTTTGGAATATCTATGCTTTATGCAGtctttttcattaattactGTGTAAAGGTAAAATAGTGTCTTTTCTGACAATAGTAATTCACTCCAGTATTTGCTGAACTGTAACTCATAGAGTTTCCTGGCCAAAGACTGTTACTACCCATACATTGTGAGTAATGGAAAGAGGTGGACAAACcccatcttgtttttcttaaagaaaatttgAGATTGAAGCAAAGTGCATTTTtggtgctattttttttttccaagaagttAGCTGATGCAGTGTTTATAATGGTTCCTCCCACCTCCTTCAAAGTGTTGTGGCTGTGGtggttttccttgcttttttgtggatttttgtttttgttatctttctgcagtaagaaaaaaggttttctctTTATGAAATAtcataattaaatataaacaagaaTGTCTTGTTTTATCTTTGGTTCTCCTTGCTCTGTATGGAAGTTGGAAATGAAGCAAGTTTCAGGTATTGGCACAAAACTCaagggttttctgtttgtttttaattcatacTCTGTGCATAGCAGTGCCAGTCTAAATCCTAGCATGTGCGCTACGTGCcactggagattttttttctttgagcagGCATTGGTATTTGTAGGACTAAAACATACAGGACAACATAAAGGCTCTCCTTTAAAAGAAGCACTCTTCTACTTTTGAATGTGAATCCCTAGGCTTTACCTAAAAGCTTATCAGATCTATCAGGAGTATCTAGGTGAAACAATTTAGCTTCCACACCCATCTGCACctgtgcaaaataaattttctttcccaCAATAATGTTTTATCTTGATTTCACTTCAAAGTGTCTTTCTTTCAAGAAGACTTACTCAAATACAGGTGATTTGAACAGGCATTTCTAACAATTGGTTGCttgattgctttgctttgtcatCAGAGATTCTAACTTCCAAatctaaatgctttttattttaaaataaaaatctagtcAATTGTAAATCTTGTCATAAAACCAAATTCAGCTacttctgaaagctgtttgAATTGGGAAGGAGAACCTGTAAGATATACATTCCATAGGCCCCAGAATTACAGTTGAAATATGGGAGTTTAAAGAAGGCAAGTAGTCTGTTTTACTACACAAGAAGTTGAACTGGTGAAAAGGTATATGGTGAGGGAGGAGAATATTCTGCAGTGGTGCAGGAGTGGCAGAAGACCTGGCGTGTAAATGACTGCATCATTAATTATGCTGTTATAACAAGCTAGGTTGTTTCTCTCTTATGTCTCCATCATAGCTGTGAGTGTGCTACATTGATAGCAATTTACTTCTCCAGTTGGCTGCATACCAAAATGTACTTTCTTGGGACTGGTCTTAGAAAGAGGACCCTGTAAACCTTACAGTGAAAACCCTCTATCAAAAGATGCTTAGTGCCTTTTTAGACCCAGACTTTATGACCAAAGCTAAAAATATAAGAAGGGAAACAGATCCCTGTCTGAAACCAGCTTGACTAAGATTTCTACTACATTCTCTTAATTTTTCCTCAGTGATTCCCAAAACAGATACACACACAACTAATGGCCGAAGAAACAGTGTATATGTGTACCAGCAAGATGTAGATATCACAAGTGAATATGAACTTCCCAGTGGGGTtatgaaaaaaggcaagatttcATTATGTTTCAAAGGTGCTGGTTCTGTTAAATTTCACAGCTGACCTGAAGTGACAGACTAAGCATTTAATGAAGAAttgacactttaaaaatatgatctGTTTGGATttactgagaaagaaagcattaaTCTTTCTCACATTGGAATATCCTGTTTCATTTGATAAGTTGTTCCACAGCATATATTTTCGTCATTGGAATTTAAGTGCTCAGTCTAATTCACTTGTCTGAATTACCTAAATATAAGGCTCTCAGTTAAAGGAAGCATGGAAAATATGATCATATTGTGGCTTTGTCTTTAATTTGGGTGTCTTCTCAGCTCATAAATTACTTTGCTTGCTTGCTCATCTTTTTGCTTCACTGCAGCTTGCGTGGTGGTTTttgtaaaagaagaaagtctCAAATTTTGTTTACTCCTCTTTGTGTTACTGTGTCAGAACAATTTTGCAGTAAAGAAAAGAGTTCTGTCAAAATATTTcgtttttttaataaaactgcttgcgtgttttttttttgtagagtctagttttattttattttttaatccaatcTCTAGTAACTTCAGATGAAAGTAACAGAACCTGGGGAAGGAGCACAACTTATCACCAAGAAGAGTTTGAAGATgtgaagagaaattttaaaaagagaggtTGTACATGGGGACCAAGTTCAGTTCAAACAAAGGATCGTGCAGATTGTAAGGACAAGTATGTCTACTACATTTTGTTTGATAATACTAAGTGTCCTTGGAAACTGAATCACTAATGTAGGTAGCAAGCAAGTTTTGTACTCTATAGTTGTAGCCAAAACTCAgtcctacctttttttttaatttaggaacTATGATAATGATGAGTAGCTCTCCCAAGTAGAGTTGAGGATAAAATGTTTACTTGTCTTAATGTTTTTTGGCTCTTATGTATAACCCTCTGTCTGTAGTTTTTGAGACTTAAAACATACTGGGATGCTGAACTACTAATGCATACAAGGCGTTCATGGCTTCTCTGTCTTTCTCGCCCTTCCTCAGACTGGCTTGAGGAACTGCAAGCATAGTAACCAGTGGGCTCTTCCAATACAATTAAGTAAGAGTGACTTTGTGTACCTGAGACACAGTGCACACGAGCAACATCGTTCACACTGACAAACATAGGGTGAAAGAGTTCTAAAAATCAGTTGAAcatgtttaattaattttctctcaTTGCTGAAAACAGGAGATTAGCTGTTTTCTAGTGAGAGAGTTCCTTTTGCATCTAGCATGTATAATTACtttaatgcatcttttttttgtggagTCATGCACTCATTTACCTGGTTGCTAACCTGGTTGGTTCCAGACCATCTATTGAAACTGGCtttatgatatttttgtttctttgaaagtCACTATGTATAATAAATTTCTGTTATTTGTGTCAGTTTGAGACAGTGAACATGTTGTCCCAGTTTTCACCAACTTTTGTTCATTAGGTAGCCAAGGcctatttttcattgttttcctttttcagctaTTATGTCCTGAAATATTCATGTTAGAATAAATTCCTGATCCTAAGTCATATATCAATTTATAGTCATATGACTGTGctatttattacctttttttataCTTTGGGAAGCTTTACTGTTTTCAAGTTATGTACTACATCTttgtagtttaaaaagaaagatattgtAGTGCTTTTCTGTCAAAGTATATATAAGCATGATATCTTCTGCAATATCAAAATAACTATCGTTATTTCAGAATAAGACCCCTTTCAGATGGCAGCAACCCTTGGTCAACCCTTgtaatgaaaaatcagaagggTGTTCCTTTAGCTTCACTATTTGTGGACCAAGGTAAgagctatttttgaaaaagtgaaaGTTGCCATATGATGGCATTAAGTCTATCTTCAGTGGTATAGAGCCCATTGTTCAAGTTCCTTAAGGATTATGCAGATTATTAAGAGTTATGCTACAGATACTATTCctatgggggggaaaaaaataagaacaaaaaccaaacctaTCTATAACAAAACTAAGTGGTATAATCTTTACCTTTCCGTCGTTAGCAGCTAACAAATAGATACAGGTTTGTGAGATCTGCTCTGTCACAggttttttccaagtttttgaGTTAATAGGCTGATTTGTGTGTTAAGTCTGCAGTCACTGCTTTGTAGCttcttttgtaaagaaataccCAAATCAGTAACTGTCTTGACATTTAAATGAtcattaatgacttttttttaaaattgttggGGGCTTCGGCATaggcagggaaaaaatgcagtaagttAAAACCTGTAAGCCATGATATATTTCCAGATGTttgttacatgtttttttttttaatgatggtTATTCTctaaattttcatgaaaaaataggTGGATTTTAAATCTCGGTCATTTAGGCAACACTTTGGGATTTACAGGAAATCACAAGGAAAAATCAGGGACATAATAGCATTTAATATAagcaaaatgttgctttttatgTCCATTCCTATAGTGTGCTGTACCTATACAATATTCATAATCATTTTCATGCTTGCACATACTTTCTATAACACAGATTCTCTtaactgagaaaataaagttaacTATCTGAGAAGACTTACTATCGTGGGGGGAAAAACCCAACAAACCGTGATATAACTTGGTGTCCATAGCAGCTGGTAGATTTGCACCAGCTGGAAGTGGGAATGGCAAGCTGCTTGGACACTGCTTTTCTCCttagaaaaaaggcattttcatcTTCCTATATGCTGGTAGGGGTATAAAACAAGGCAtcacagaaagcaattttaaagttttattagCTTACTATTAAACCCCTACGCATAGAAGGTTATGCAAGTttacatatttgcatttcaaatatttccatgtttaCTCTCTACCGTTCAGTAGTTTACAGTGGAATAACACATGCAAGTCAAATTccacctttctttttatttgtcattAGATGTGAAATGTCAAATTTGCTCTTTACTTTAGATCACCATGACCTAATGAATTAATTGGAAAAATTCAATGGATTTTGTAACGTGGCTCAATTGGAAGTGTTGTAAAGAAACTGTTGCAGATCTCATCTCTCAGTTTGTGTATACTAAATCATTTTACAGTAATGTATgcacaggaatatttttcatgttgtttgaAAAGCACTACCAAAGCTGTGCAAACACAAtatctgcttttcagctgtggtGTAACTTTTGGAAgatatattttgcctttttaaaaataaaactcagtcTTCCAATTCTGGAAAACACAATTTCTTCACAATTAGCTTATGTACTCAGGAAGATTGGTTGCAAATTTCTTCTACTAGGGTTTGCTTTTGAGTTGCTGAAAGTATGATATTATAGTGAAATGGTTCTTCTGCTATTTTAAAGACTATCCAGAGAATTTGAAAAGGTTAGGCTAAGGATGTGTTTCTGATTGTTACAATGTGAGTCTCTGAACTTCTGACCACATCTAAAGGGGGTATACAGCGTATCTCAAGATTAATACTTGCAAGTAATAGAAAATCCTAGTGTATATATGCAGGCATGCATAACAGCTGAATTGTATTCTTAAAGTATATTGTAATGTTTTTAGGTGTATGTACTGATAAGAGACTTCTTCCTGAAGGTTTGGACAGTAAAAGACCAAAGCCAATTAAGTTGCCAAATCAGGCCTATATTAATCTACCTCTTTGGAAGGATGATCAAGGAGAGAATACACCAGAGCACGAGAGCTTTGAAGAAGGAACCTCTGCTAGTTCTACAAATAGTACTCCTCAAATGACACCTACAAACAGTCTGAACAGAAcgatgcagaaaaagaagactgaTTCGGTGCTTTATGGGTGTGCAGTCCTCCTTGCATCTGTTGCCCTGGGCTTGGATATTAGAGAGTTGAACAAATCGCAAGGTCCAGAGGAGCTCTTGCCTAAAGATGAGAAGAAGAAACGTGATGGACTATTTCAGCGTGCTTCAAAATTTCGCAGGAGTGCCAGCCCTACAAGACTGCAGtccaagaaagaggaaacaagtATTCCATCCTTAAATCCAGCTGTAAATACTGTGAATCTTCTCTCTATGCCCTCCATTTCCACAAAATGCCTACTTCAGTCTGACAGTGAAGATGCATTTATAAGCAATGTGCTTGGTGATTGCAATCCACGGAGTTCTAATGACGACTTTTCATCTGAAACTTATGAAAGTAAGAGAGAACAGAGAATACAGCTGGCTCCTAACACAGTTTCTACGCGATTAAAAAATCGGCCTTTCAATCTGTGTCTGCAACAAGAATCTGAAAATGCGCCAAATGATTCCTCAATGAAGTTCCGTGTATTGGGTCACAGACGAACCTTATCAGATGGGAACAATTTTCAGACCACAGGTGGGTAATTGAGAATTTCAAACGTGGGGAATTGTTAAgtatagaaacagaaaacatacgGAAACTAACCGTTTAGTAATGAGTCACTAGATCTTTATTACATTGTCAAGTGTTAGCTCACCAATCATAACTGTATGTGGGTAAATCCTCAGTGTCTGAACCCCGTGTTAAGCTACCTGCCTTGGAATAGGATCCTATTACATTGTTGGTATTGTGAAGGTTTCACTGGAaaagatgctttatttttctcaagtaTTGCAAAAATAGGTTTTACTAGTCTTTTTATGTCAGTGATAACCTGCTGTTTGTGAAATGTACAATGGCAGCGTTATTTCACAATGGTGAAATAAATTGAAGTTACGTTGTCAACTGCATGCATTTTGTGGTTTGGGGACTTCATGAGACTGAGAAACATATACTTGTTTCAAAGTCTGTGTAAGTGAGGAAACTCTCATCATTTTGACACTGCACATTTTTAacttcaagaaaagcaaatctgGTAAGTTTTGAGTTGCTTGCTTCACCTAGGAATTCTGTCACATACTCCACAAATCCTTAAGTTGTCAATAAAAATAGAAgcggagaaaaaaaagtctttaaatttGCTTACTATGTCAATGGATAAGTTCATGATTAatgactttttgaaaataacagaagttCTGAATTTCAGTAGTCATGTTCTGTAGTGGCCTAAGTGTAATATTCTTTATGGTACTCTATGCGTATGTAATTATTCATAATAACTTGACAAATTTGGGCAGCTGTATTCCACTATTAATATTCATCCAATTAATGGATGTTTAAtaccttctctttcttttgtaacAGTGAAATATAAATTGTTATGGCCTGTAGCAGAAAGTATAGATGGAAGAGTTAAATGAGTAATGCTAATCCTTACAAGAGATTCCCCACAAATGTATATGAGCCTCTTAATCTTTTTTGaccggggggaaaaaaacacactaatgCTTATGGTAACCCAGTTTTACAAATGTCAATGAAATCAAGGAGACACATggtttaaattctttcttttgtttgtgtgtttgtttggcCTTTCCATTCCGCTAGCTAATGGATTTGCTTCAACCAATGATGTCTCCAAGTTGCCCATTCTGTCAGTTACTGGAACTCTACATTCTCCATCTCTTCAACAAAGAAGCAATCACAGTGGTATTtcaatagaaaaacaaagagctaTCAATATTATACCAAGGCCTCGACCTTCTTCTATAAGAAGTAAAATTGATTCATGGCAGATTATCCCACGTATTAATAAACCAAATTCTAAAGACCCTGAATGTTCAGAAGGCAATACAGATCCAGATGTTAACTTCTTGTCAGATACTGAGGAAAGAACTAACTGCCACATGCCTTCATTACTTGATATTGATGTGGAAGGTCAAAATAGAGACTGTACTGTACCTTTATGTAGAATGAAGAGCAAAACTTGCCGGCCATCTATATATGAACTGGAAAGAGAGTTTCTGTCTTAagtgcctttttaaaatgtttgctttttaaaggagaacaaatataaaattcttGTCCATCTaatgctttgtgctgctgttttctgatgtACTGTGACAAGTAGTaccaaaattattaaaatgggCAGCTAATTAAGAAACTATAATAGGTGCCTATTTCAAATATTCCTTGGAATCCCAACTAGTAATTCTACAAGCACAATGCTGCAAAATAGTTTTCTAGATGAAGTTGCTGAGCGTATTTTGAATGATTAAAATAACGTATCCACTTCCTTTTGCAGTGTCAcatacattttccttcctttttgaaTCTTTTATTATTAGAAATTTAACTTTTGCacactgaaaaactgaacaaCGTACAATAATGTCATATTCAGTCAAAAAGCGTTTCACATAAATGGGGATTATCCGCAGCTACCCTCTAGGCCCTGTAGAATTTGGGAAGGGGGCAGGGATTAAGATGCCAGTGTAGAAGTTCACTCTATTAAATGCCTCATTTCTTTGTAGCCTGTTACACTGGAATTGGTTAAGGACcagcagctgcatttgcagTCTTTGTCCTTGGTTTTGGAGAGAACTTTCAACTGTGTGCATTAGTTTCTCCAGAAAGTTGTACTGCTTGTATAAACACCTAGGTTTCAGCCACCATATCAATTTGAGAGGGTAAACTTTAGTATTTTGATTGGATTAAAGGTATTTGACATACTTTCTAATGTGAAACAACATTCCTGGTAGGTAAGGATACACtggaatgtaaatatttgtactCTTAACTTTTTGAAGATTGCAgtgtttgcactgaaaaaaatattcttggtttgggattttttttttgcttgtgatgGAGGGGGTTGTGCACCCCTTTCCGCCCCcccctctttttaaaaaacataaatgctgCACCTTGTATTGGGAAAAGTCGATGGGGTTAAGGATGactgttttttgcttttaagtgaTATAACTGCATTTTACTGCACTCAGATTTTAGAGCAGCGAAAAcgaattaaattaaattgaaaaaaagtaatattacCTCAAGTTACTACTGATTGCCCAGTTATTCATATTTAGGAATTAAAGGGCAGAAAGAGATGTTCTTAACT
It encodes the following:
- the MAP3K21 gene encoding mitogen-activated protein kinase kinase kinase 21; translation: MAAPGSGGGEEPVPVTVAAPLWTALYDYEASGEDELSLRRGDVVEVLSQDAAVSGDDGWWAGKIRQRLGIFPANYVSRRPGGGGGGGEGGEEAAAAAGGSPPEIDFEHLQLREVIGVGGFGKVYRATWRGREVAVKAARRDPDEDITATAESVRREAKLFAMLRHPNIIALHGVCLREPNLCLVMEFARGGSLNRALAAAAASSSSSSSSSSSSAGPGAARIPPHVLVNWAVQIARGMLYLHDQAIVPILHRDLKSSNVLLLEKMEHDDICNKTLKITDFGLAREWHRTTKMSAAGTYAWMAPEVIKSSLFSKGSDIWSYGVLLWELLTGEVPYRGIDGLAVAYGVAVNKLTLPIPSTCPEPFAKLMKECWEQDPHIRPSFALILEQLTAIEGAVMTEMPQESFHSMQDDWKLEIQQIFNELRTKEKELRSREEELTRAALQQKSQEELLKRREQQLAEREIDVLERELNIMIFQLNQEKPNVKKRKGKFKRSRLKLKDGHRISLPSDFQHKITVQASPNLDKRRSLNSNSSSPSSSPTIIPRLRAIQLIPKTDTHTTNGRRNSVYVYQQDVDITSEYELPSGVMKKGKISLCFKVTSDESNRTWGRSTTYHQEEFEDVKRNFKKRGCTWGPSSVQTKDRADCKDKIRPLSDGSNPWSTLVMKNQKGVPLASLFVDQGVCTDKRLLPEGLDSKRPKPIKLPNQAYINLPLWKDDQGENTPEHESFEEGTSASSTNSTPQMTPTNSLNRTMQKKKTDSVLYGCAVLLASVALGLDIRELNKSQGPEELLPKDEKKKRDGLFQRASKFRRSASPTRLQSKKEETSIPSLNPAVNTVNLLSMPSISTKCLLQSDSEDAFISNVLGDCNPRSSNDDFSSETYESKREQRIQLAPNTVSTRLKNRPFNLCLQQESENAPNDSSMKFRVLGHRRTLSDGNNFQTTANGFASTNDVSKLPILSVTGTLHSPSLQQRSNHSGISIEKQRAINIIPRPRPSSIRSKIDSWQIIPRINKPNSKDPECSEGNTDPDVNFLSDTEERTNCHMPSLLDIDVEGQNRDCTVPLCRMKSKTCRPSIYELEREFLS